The Gordonia mangrovi genome includes the window CCTTCCTCGGTGATCAGGTCGGGTACTGGATCGGCAACCGAGTGGGGTACTCGCTCTTCCGCCCGAACGCCAAGGTGCTCAAGGAGCGCTACATCTTCGAGGCGCACGAGTTCTTCGAGAAGCACGGCCCGATCACGATCTTCTTGGCGCGGTTCGTACCGATCGTGCGCACCTACGCTCCGCTGGTCGCCGGCGCTGCCAAGATGCGGTATCCGGTCTTCCTGGTCTACAACGTCGCGGGGGCCATCGTGTGGGGCGCCGGTGTCACGCTGCTGGGCTTCTTCCTCGGCCAGATCGCCGTCATCCGCGACAACATCGACCTGATCTTCCTACTGATCGTGTTCATCTCAGTGGTCCCGATCATCATCGAGGTCACCAAACGATTCCTGCGTTCGCGTCGGCCCATCGTCGAAGAGCCGGTGGATGTCGAGGCCGGGACGCCGGAGCACACGCTGTAGTCGGCCACCCCGGACGCGCTGTCACACGGCGCCGCAGCTCAGTGCATGCGGCAGGTCACGGCACCACCGCGTAGGCCGCGGCCAGGTCGATTCGCAGCCAGCCGCCGTTCGACCCGGCCTTGTCCAGCGGGTAGCCCGAAGAGATCGCGGTGCGGCGGATGATGTCCAGTCGCTGCGCATCGGTCAGGTGGGGGAAGCGACTCTTCAGCAGCAGCGCGGCCGACGCCGGGATCTCGTTGCGCTGTTGCGGCGTGATCCGGTCGAAACCGTAGGTCATCATCTGCCGGTGCGCCTGCACTGCCTGCTGCGAACTCAGGTACGGGGTGTCGGCGGCGATGAACCTCGCCAGCGGCATGCCGACCGCGCGCTCGAGTTGGGCGCGCAGCTGCTGACCGGCCTGGTCGATGAGGGCCGCGAATCCGGGATCACGCAGCCGCGCGGTGAGCAGGTCGGTCGCCAGAATCCGTCCACCCATCACGTCCAGCGGGTAGTGCACACCCAGCACGATGCGGCCCAGCCCGATCTCACCGGCGCGGGCGATGATCTGCGGGCCGAGTTCGGGCAGCCAATAGGCGAGCATCCCGCCGAACAGGTAACCCATGCTGGTGTGCCCGGACGGGTAGGACCCGTTGCCGCCGAGATCGGCGTACAGGTCCTCGCCTGGCCGGTTGTAGCGCTCGATGCGGCCGGGCGCCGCCACGAACGGACGCGGGTTGCCGAAGATCTCCTTCTCGATCAGCGTGGTGCCCAGCGGCAGCATCGCTCGCGCGGTGTAGCCCTCGGTGAGCGCGGCCACCT containing:
- a CDS encoding phosphatase PAP2 family protein codes for the protein MSISRPRLASRRLASRRPALVRAAVTTLAALTVGLGFLSGGVAVAAPTQVAGPATFSPAQILGPYPSDYPPGGTYVPVLDGFDHLRDNRPDIIAQNLDTAVRINNSATKAQQADAIAINYDDRLISLSEGLGTKLGPEFRRLLADGQIPKVAALTEGYTARAMLPLGTTLIEKEIFGNPRPFVAAPGRIERYNRPGEDLYADLGGNGSYPSGHTSMGYLFGGMLAYWLPELGPQIIARAGEIGLGRIVLGVHYPLDVMGGRILATDLLTARLRDPGFAALIDQAGQQLRAQLERAVGMPLARFIAADTPYLSSQQAVQAHRQMMTYGFDRITPQQRNEIPASAALLLKSRFPHLTDAQRLDIIRRTAISSGYPLDKAGSNGGWLRIDLAAAYAVVP
- a CDS encoding VTT domain-containing protein encodes the protein MIDTALATTTTNLALMPGFLDPVNLLNSFGTWILAGLLLVVFIESGLLFPLLPGDSLLFTAGLIVAAKSADIEPFAPLWVLLVTIPIAAFLGDQVGYWIGNRVGYSLFRPNAKVLKERYIFEAHEFFEKHGPITIFLARFVPIVRTYAPLVAGAAKMRYPVFLVYNVAGAIVWGAGVTLLGFFLGQIAVIRDNIDLIFLLIVFISVVPIIIEVTKRFLRSRRPIVEEPVDVEAGTPEHTL